A genome region from Schaalia sp. 19OD2882 includes the following:
- a CDS encoding ribose-5-phosphate isomerase, translated as MRVHIGTDHAGFELKNTVVEHLRAQGHEVVDHGAHVHDALDDYPPFCIEAAEAVVAEPGSLGIVIGGSGNGEQMAANCVKGVRAALVWNEATAALAREHNDANVVAVGGRQHSVEEAIRLIDIFLATPFSGDQRHQRRIDLMRAYEDSRN; from the coding sequence ATGCGCGTTCACATCGGCACTGACCACGCCGGCTTCGAACTCAAGAACACTGTCGTCGAGCACCTGCGTGCACAGGGCCACGAGGTCGTCGACCACGGTGCTCACGTCCACGACGCCTTGGACGACTACCCGCCCTTCTGCATCGAAGCGGCCGAGGCCGTCGTCGCCGAGCCCGGTTCTCTCGGCATCGTCATCGGAGGCTCCGGCAATGGTGAACAGATGGCCGCCAACTGCGTCAAGGGCGTGCGCGCCGCCCTCGTGTGGAACGAGGCCACCGCCGCCTTGGCCCGCGAGCACAACGACGCGAATGTCGTGGCCGTGGGAGGACGTCAGCACAGCGTCGAGGAAGCCATCCGCCTCATCGACATCTTCCTGGCCACCCCCTTCTCGGGTGACCAGCGCCACCAGCGCCGCATCGACCTCATGCGCGCCTACGAGGACTCCAGGAACTGA
- a CDS encoding sodium:proton antiporter: MTYPWWSLIPFVLMLAAIAILPISGATHWWEKTSSQLLVALGLAIPTSIWLFLFAGSEPLVSTGIDYIQFICLLLSLFVVSGGIHLAGDIEATPRNNTIFLAVGGLLASFVGTTGAAMLLIRPILATNRERTHRLHTVLFTIFIVANCGGLLTPLGDPPLFLGFLKGVPFTWTFNLWVEWLFVLVLLLLTYYSLDSTYHASEPQRAVIADRTEITPLRLDGKLNLVFFAAIVASVAFIPSVDAHEVAAGHAHGLALVPFREIAMVSIAAASYFLGSKKVRFEDNAFTWTPITEVAVLFIGIFATMAPALRFLEQVAPSLPLNRVTFFIFTGGLSSVLDNAPTYLTFFEMAKVLAQPGQTLVAGVPEHFLVPISLGAVFCGAITYIGNGPNFMVKSVAESDGVEMPSFGRYVVDAFLLLVPVLASMALIFVAEIWWAHIMGWVLAAAIALLAVIRIVRARQLEDNSLARTQL; this comes from the coding sequence GTGACATATCCCTGGTGGTCGCTCATCCCCTTCGTCCTCATGCTCGCGGCAATCGCGATCCTGCCGATCTCGGGCGCAACCCACTGGTGGGAGAAGACATCCAGTCAACTCCTGGTCGCCCTGGGCCTGGCGATCCCCACCTCCATCTGGCTGTTCCTCTTCGCAGGATCTGAACCGCTGGTGTCCACGGGGATCGACTACATCCAATTCATCTGCCTGCTCCTGTCCCTCTTCGTGGTCTCAGGCGGCATCCACCTGGCCGGCGACATCGAAGCGACCCCACGCAACAACACGATCTTCCTGGCCGTCGGAGGTCTCCTCGCCAGTTTCGTCGGCACCACAGGCGCGGCGATGCTGCTGATCCGCCCGATCCTGGCCACCAACCGAGAACGCACCCACCGGCTGCACACCGTCTTGTTCACGATCTTCATCGTGGCCAACTGCGGAGGGCTGCTCACTCCTTTGGGCGACCCGCCGCTCTTCCTCGGCTTCCTCAAGGGAGTGCCCTTCACCTGGACCTTCAACCTGTGGGTCGAATGGCTCTTCGTGCTGGTCCTGCTACTGCTCACCTACTATTCGCTGGACTCGACGTACCACGCCTCCGAGCCGCAGCGCGCCGTCATCGCGGACCGTACCGAGATCACTCCCCTGCGCCTGGACGGCAAACTCAACCTTGTCTTCTTCGCGGCGATCGTCGCCTCCGTGGCCTTCATCCCTTCCGTGGACGCCCACGAGGTCGCCGCAGGCCACGCGCACGGTCTGGCCCTGGTTCCCTTCCGTGAGATCGCCATGGTCTCCATCGCTGCGGCCTCGTACTTCCTGGGCTCGAAGAAGGTGCGCTTCGAAGACAACGCCTTCACGTGGACGCCGATCACCGAGGTCGCCGTCCTGTTCATCGGCATCTTCGCCACGATGGCCCCGGCGCTGCGCTTCCTGGAGCAGGTCGCCCCGTCCCTGCCCTTGAACCGGGTGACCTTCTTCATCTTCACCGGCGGATTGTCCTCCGTCCTGGACAACGCCCCGACCTACCTCACCTTCTTCGAGATGGCCAAGGTGCTGGCCCAACCCGGACAAACCCTGGTGGCGGGAGTCCCGGAGCACTTCCTGGTTCCCATTTCACTGGGCGCGGTCTTCTGCGGGGCGATCACCTACATCGGCAATGGCCCGAACTTCATGGTCAAATCGGTCGCCGAATCCGACGGCGTCGAGATGCCGTCCTTCGGACGCTATGTCGTCGACGCTTTCTTGCTGCTGGTGCCGGTCCTGGCCTCGATGGCTCTGATCTTCGTCGCCGAGATCTGGTGGGCACACATCATGGGGTGGGTGCTGGCCGCCGCGATCGCCCTGCTCGCCGTCATCCGCATCGTCCGGGCCCGCCAGCTGGAGGACAACTCCTTGGCTCGCACGCAGCTCTGA
- a CDS encoding carbohydrate ABC transporter permease, translated as MLKSLRRFGPVFVGPTLIAFLIAFLVPFAIGLYLSLCQFTTVTDATFIGISNYIDAFTEEQGFVRAIGFTALVTIVSVVSVNIFAFAIAYALTRKLKGTNFYRTVFFMPNLIGGIVLGYTWQTIINAVLLHWNTTLVTDSLHGFIGLVVLINWQMVGYMMIIYIAGLQSVPKELIEAAQIDGAGKWQTLRNVTIPMVMPSITICTFLTLSGSFKLFDQNLALTNGAPLAETEMAALNIVNTFFARSGFEGVGQAKAVVFFLLVSAIAFIQLRSTRSKEVEA; from the coding sequence GTGCTCAAGAGTCTTCGCAGGTTCGGCCCGGTGTTCGTCGGCCCAACTCTGATCGCATTCCTCATCGCATTCCTCGTCCCCTTCGCCATCGGCCTGTACCTCTCGTTGTGCCAGTTCACCACGGTCACCGACGCCACCTTCATCGGGATCAGCAACTACATCGACGCCTTCACCGAGGAACAAGGCTTCGTCCGCGCCATCGGCTTCACCGCCTTGGTCACCATTGTCTCGGTGGTCAGCGTCAACATCTTCGCCTTCGCCATCGCCTACGCCCTCACCCGCAAACTCAAGGGCACCAACTTCTACCGGACCGTCTTCTTCATGCCCAATCTCATCGGCGGCATCGTCCTGGGCTACACGTGGCAGACGATCATCAACGCGGTCCTGCTCCACTGGAACACGACACTGGTCACCGACTCCCTCCACGGCTTCATCGGCCTGGTCGTCCTCATCAACTGGCAAATGGTCGGATACATGATGATCATCTACATCGCCGGCCTGCAATCCGTGCCCAAGGAACTCATCGAGGCAGCACAGATCGACGGCGCCGGAAAGTGGCAGACCCTGCGCAACGTCACCATCCCGATGGTCATGCCCTCCATCACCATCTGCACCTTCCTGACCCTGAGCGGCTCCTTCAAGCTCTTCGACCAGAACCTCGCATTGACCAACGGCGCCCCCTTGGCCGAGACGGAGATGGCGGCCCTGAACATCGTCAACACCTTCTTCGCCCGTTCGGGATTCGAAGGGGTCGGTCAGGCCAAGGCCGTCGTCTTCTTCCTGCTGGTCTCGGCCATCGCCTTCATCCAGCTGCGTTCCACCCGTTCCAAGGAGGTCGAGGCATGA
- a CDS encoding ABC transporter substrate-binding protein, whose amino-acid sequence MSRFTRITATTLAGLTAIALLAGCSSDAGGQSGSADGKGKVYYLNFKPESDATWQEIAKEYSAETGVDVRVVTAAQGTYQQTLKSELAKSDAPTLFQINGPVGMRLWKDYLADLSGTEFNKALLDPTMAVGEDDKVYGVPYVVEGYGIIYNKAIMDKYFAMSGAKATSIDEIKDFATLKSVVEDMQSKKDALGIKGVFASTSLKPGEDWRWQTHLADLPVHFEYQDNKVDDMKDLTFSHNQEFKNIFDLYLKNSTIDPSLAPSKAVTDSMAEFALGQAAMVQNGNWAYGQVSEIPGNTVKPEDVKMMPIYTGAKDEKTQGINIGTENFFSVNSKASAADQKASIDFVTWLVTSEKGKKHMVEDLGFITPFNTFTEAEQPTDPLAKEVVRYMSDKELKSVPWVFTTFPSQKFKEDFGAALSQYAVGKMEWNKVVETFVKTWKSEKGA is encoded by the coding sequence ATGTCCAGGTTCACCAGAATCACCGCGACGACCCTTGCCGGTCTGACCGCCATCGCCCTGCTCGCAGGCTGCTCCAGCGACGCCGGCGGCCAGTCGGGCAGCGCGGACGGCAAGGGCAAGGTCTACTACCTGAACTTCAAACCCGAGTCGGATGCCACCTGGCAGGAGATCGCCAAGGAATACAGCGCCGAAACCGGCGTCGATGTCCGCGTCGTCACCGCGGCACAGGGCACCTACCAGCAGACCCTCAAGTCCGAGCTGGCAAAGTCCGACGCACCGACACTGTTCCAGATCAACGGTCCGGTGGGCATGCGTCTGTGGAAGGACTACTTGGCGGACCTGTCGGGCACGGAGTTCAACAAGGCACTGCTCGACCCGACCATGGCCGTGGGCGAAGACGACAAGGTCTACGGGGTCCCCTACGTCGTCGAGGGCTACGGCATCATCTACAACAAGGCGATCATGGACAAGTACTTCGCCATGTCCGGTGCGAAGGCCACATCCATCGACGAGATCAAGGACTTCGCCACCCTCAAGTCCGTCGTCGAAGACATGCAGTCCAAGAAGGACGCACTGGGCATCAAGGGCGTCTTCGCCTCGACCTCTCTCAAGCCCGGCGAGGACTGGCGCTGGCAGACCCACCTGGCAGACCTGCCCGTCCACTTCGAGTACCAGGACAACAAGGTCGATGACATGAAGGACCTGACCTTCAGCCACAACCAGGAGTTCAAGAACATCTTCGACCTGTACCTGAAGAACTCCACCATCGACCCGAGCCTGGCCCCCTCCAAGGCAGTCACCGACTCCATGGCCGAATTCGCCCTGGGCCAAGCCGCAATGGTCCAGAACGGGAACTGGGCCTACGGCCAGGTCTCCGAGATCCCGGGCAACACCGTCAAGCCCGAAGACGTGAAGATGATGCCGATCTACACCGGCGCCAAGGACGAGAAGACCCAGGGCATCAACATCGGCACCGAGAACTTCTTCTCGGTCAACTCCAAGGCCTCGGCGGCGGACCAGAAGGCCTCCATCGACTTCGTCACGTGGCTGGTGACCTCCGAGAAGGGCAAGAAGCACATGGTCGAGGACCTTGGCTTCATCACCCCCTTCAACACCTTCACCGAAGCCGAGCAGCCGACCGACCCGCTGGCCAAGGAGGTCGTGCGCTACATGTCGGACAAGGAGCTCAAGTCGGTTCCGTGGGTCTTCACCACCTTCCCCAGCCAGAAGTTCAAGGAGGACTTCGGCGCGGCCCTGTCCCAGTACGCCGTCGGCAAGATGGAGTGGAACAAGGTCGTCGAGACCTTCGTCAAGACCTGGAAGTCGGAAAAGGGCGCCTGA
- a CDS encoding helix-turn-helix transcriptional regulator, translating into MKNKVKELRTEARLTQAELGARLGVSRQTVIAIETGKYDPSLALAFTIAREFALSIEEVFDPELPSAD; encoded by the coding sequence ATGAAGAACAAGGTCAAGGAGCTGCGCACCGAAGCCAGACTCACCCAGGCCGAACTGGGAGCGCGACTGGGAGTTTCCCGTCAGACGGTCATCGCCATTGAAACCGGCAAGTACGACCCCTCGCTCGCACTGGCCTTCACCATCGCCCGAGAATTCGCCTTGAGCATCGAAGAGGTCTTCGACCCCGAACTGCCAAGCGCTGACTGA
- a CDS encoding Nramp family divalent metal transporter yields MSTPAAAKSSRATKGRLLPLLGPAFVAAIAYVDPGNVAANVTAGARYGYLLVWVLVASNAAAMLVQYLSAKLGLVTGRSLPQLLGEHLPRIPRLLFWAQAELVAAATDLAEVIGGALALNLLFGIPLLWGGAIIGSVSMLLLALQGRGRQRVFEWAIIALLLVITVGFLTGLVVAPPQWGEVAAGMIPRFAGTDSVLVAASMLGATVMPHAVYLHSSLVNDRHGRDDEAAGPGHIRRLLRATRIDVTWALSLAGMVNIGLLLLAASALQGVEGTDTIEGAHAAITAALGGGVGAVFAVGLLASGLASTSVGAYAGSEIMKGLLHVKVPLLVRRLVTLAPALAILAMGAEPTWALVLSQVLLSFGIPMAVIPLVRLTEDRALMGEYVNATVTRVAGWAVTALIVALNLLLVWLTLTGGA; encoded by the coding sequence ATGAGCACCCCCGCCGCCGCCAAATCGAGCAGAGCCACCAAAGGCAGGCTCCTCCCCCTGCTCGGTCCCGCCTTCGTGGCCGCCATCGCCTATGTCGACCCCGGCAATGTCGCCGCGAATGTCACCGCAGGCGCCCGCTACGGCTACCTGCTCGTGTGGGTCCTCGTCGCCTCGAATGCTGCGGCCATGCTCGTCCAGTACCTCTCGGCCAAACTTGGTCTGGTCACCGGACGCTCACTGCCCCAGCTCCTCGGCGAGCACCTGCCCCGCATCCCCCGCCTGCTCTTCTGGGCGCAGGCGGAACTGGTCGCCGCCGCCACCGACCTGGCCGAAGTCATCGGCGGAGCTCTAGCCCTCAACCTGCTCTTCGGCATCCCACTGCTGTGGGGAGGCGCCATCATCGGCTCGGTGTCGATGCTCCTCCTGGCCCTGCAGGGCCGCGGCCGTCAACGCGTCTTCGAGTGGGCGATCATCGCCCTGCTCCTGGTCATCACCGTCGGCTTCCTCACCGGCCTGGTCGTAGCACCACCACAGTGGGGCGAAGTGGCCGCAGGCATGATTCCCCGATTCGCCGGCACCGACTCGGTCCTGGTCGCCGCCTCCATGCTGGGGGCCACGGTCATGCCCCACGCGGTCTACCTGCACTCCTCACTGGTCAACGACCGGCACGGGCGGGACGACGAGGCCGCAGGGCCGGGCCACATTCGGCGCCTGCTGCGCGCCACGCGCATCGACGTCACGTGGGCACTGTCGTTGGCCGGAATGGTCAACATCGGCCTGCTCCTGCTCGCGGCCTCGGCCCTGCAGGGCGTGGAGGGCACGGACACCATCGAGGGCGCCCATGCGGCGATCACTGCGGCCCTGGGCGGCGGAGTGGGTGCAGTCTTCGCCGTGGGTCTGCTGGCCTCGGGTCTGGCCTCCACCTCCGTGGGCGCCTACGCGGGCTCGGAGATCATGAAGGGGCTGCTGCATGTGAAGGTGCCCTTGCTGGTGAGGCGTCTGGTCACCTTGGCCCCCGCCCTGGCCATCCTGGCCATGGGAGCCGAACCCACATGGGCGCTGGTCCTGTCGCAGGTGCTTCTCTCCTTCGGCATCCCGATGGCCGTCATCCCGCTGGTGCGCCTGACCGAGGACCGGGCCCTCATGGGCGAGTACGTCAACGCGACGGTCACCCGAGTGGCGGGCTGGGCCGTGACGGCCCTCATCGTCGCCCTCAACCTGCTCCTCGTCTGGCTGACCCTGACCGGCGGCGCCTGA
- a CDS encoding carbohydrate ABC transporter permease, producing MSTAAPTRTTAQVSGPSTGGAGAKILLHVVLVALTLVFLGPLMFILMNSFKGRFFISDQPFALPLGDYFVGADNYLNGLQATGFFTAMGWSFLITILSVVVIVFFCAMTAYYITRVKSRWTSALYLLFVFSMVVPFQMVMFPTVKIADILNLDNPLGMVVLYLGFGSGLSVFVFSGFVKSIPLEIEEASMIDGCGPVQNYFRVVMPMLKPVMITVAILNAMWVWNDYLLPYLVIGLSTPYKTIPVVVQQLVGSYGSNDMGALMAMLVLAIVPIIVFYLASQKYIIEGVVAGAVKG from the coding sequence ATGAGCACCGCAGCACCCACCCGCACCACGGCACAGGTTTCCGGACCGAGCACCGGCGGGGCAGGGGCAAAGATCCTCCTGCACGTCGTCCTCGTCGCCCTCACCCTGGTGTTCCTGGGCCCCCTGATGTTCATCCTCATGAACTCCTTCAAGGGACGCTTCTTCATCTCCGACCAGCCCTTCGCCCTGCCGCTCGGCGACTACTTCGTCGGAGCCGACAACTACCTCAACGGATTGCAGGCCACCGGATTCTTCACCGCGATGGGATGGTCCTTCCTCATCACGATCCTGTCGGTGGTCGTCATCGTCTTCTTCTGCGCGATGACCGCCTACTACATCACCCGCGTGAAGAGCCGCTGGACCAGCGCCCTGTACCTGCTGTTCGTCTTCTCGATGGTGGTGCCCTTCCAGATGGTCATGTTCCCGACCGTCAAGATCGCCGACATCCTCAACCTCGACAACCCACTGGGCATGGTCGTGCTCTACCTAGGATTCGGCTCGGGACTGTCGGTCTTCGTCTTCTCCGGCTTCGTCAAGTCGATCCCCCTGGAGATCGAAGAGGCCTCGATGATCGACGGATGCGGGCCCGTGCAGAACTACTTCCGGGTGGTCATGCCCATGCTCAAGCCCGTGATGATCACGGTGGCGATCCTCAACGCCATGTGGGTGTGGAACGACTACCTGCTGCCCTACCTCGTCATCGGGTTGTCCACGCCGTACAAGACCATCCCCGTGGTGGTCCAGCAGCTGGTCGGCTCCTACGGTTCCAATGACATGGGGGCTCTCATGGCCATGTTGGTCCTGGCGATCGTGCCCATCATCGTCTTCTACCTGGCCAGTCAGAAGTACATCATCGAAGGCGTCGTCGCAGGGGCCGTGAAGGGGTGA
- a CDS encoding DMT family transporter — MNHPTPRRSRDRLLGILAVLVTAAIWGTLGTAATFAPEVGPLSIGAASLGIGGLLQGLLGAKTIRQGLPHLRRHMGTILFGALMVAIHPLAFYAAVDMAGVAIGTVVAIASAPVLAGILEAVVDRHRLGAAWLLAAGIGILASALLAISNLGASATAPTHTVIGLALALVSGGTYAAYSWAAQRLMLDAVPRTAAMGSVFGLGGLMLLPVLLLTGAPLLASARAFCVAAYTALVPMFAAYVLFGYGLSKIRASTATVITLVEPAVAALLAIVVVGERLTPLAWTAVALFALVLGILTLAPSSPGPHDEATRAQ, encoded by the coding sequence ATGAACCACCCCACGCCTCGACGCTCCCGAGATCGACTGCTCGGCATCCTTGCCGTCCTCGTCACTGCGGCGATCTGGGGCACCCTGGGAACCGCAGCCACCTTCGCACCGGAGGTCGGCCCCTTGTCCATCGGCGCGGCCTCGCTGGGAATCGGCGGCTTGCTCCAAGGCCTGCTCGGCGCGAAAACCATCCGCCAGGGACTCCCCCACCTGCGCCGACACATGGGGACCATCCTCTTCGGGGCACTCATGGTGGCCATCCACCCACTGGCCTTCTATGCGGCGGTCGACATGGCCGGAGTCGCCATCGGAACCGTGGTCGCGATCGCCTCGGCCCCCGTCCTGGCAGGCATCCTCGAAGCAGTCGTCGACCGACACCGCCTGGGAGCGGCATGGCTGCTCGCCGCCGGCATCGGAATCCTCGCCTCCGCACTGCTGGCCATCTCGAATCTCGGAGCATCCGCCACCGCACCCACACACACCGTCATCGGATTGGCACTCGCCCTCGTATCCGGCGGAACGTACGCGGCCTACTCGTGGGCGGCCCAACGCCTCATGCTCGACGCCGTCCCGCGCACCGCCGCAATGGGTTCCGTCTTCGGTCTGGGCGGCCTCATGCTCCTTCCGGTCCTGCTCCTGACAGGCGCACCGCTGCTCGCCTCGGCGCGGGCCTTCTGCGTCGCGGCCTACACCGCCCTCGTCCCCATGTTCGCCGCCTACGTCCTCTTCGGCTACGGACTGTCCAAGATCCGCGCCTCCACGGCCACCGTCATCACCCTGGTCGAACCGGCGGTGGCTGCGCTACTGGCCATCGTCGTCGTCGGCGAAAGGTTGACGCCACTCGCGTGGACCGCTGTGGCGCTGTTCGCCCTGGTCCTAGGGATCCTCACCCTGGCGCCCTCCTCCCCCGGGCCCCATGACGAGGCCACCCGTGCCCAGTGA
- a CDS encoding LacI family DNA-binding transcriptional regulator → MKDIAREAEVALVTVSRALNGEPEVSAETREKVLAVARRLDYRPNRHARMLKLGSSRAIALMIKGVGNPFFQMMVDVIEQRARQSEHLLTVAKVPHWADEVDEAAKLVDEDLMAGIIFLGGRFAHEEDVFDRIRVPFVLSTVRHLEHVPEQAYSSVSVDDRLESGRAAEALVALGHRRIAVLGVMPGDQSIGAPRVQGCMQALARAGVPVDPTLVLAEDLDSSSPFSTPFSMEYGYRLTARLLRERHDVTAIFAVADIMALGAMRAIREAGLRVPEDISVMGFDGLPFGDYMHPPLSTMRQPAVDLASATCDLLLERMRGGAPRHVDLPAELLLRGTTGPVRDSTRKAAR, encoded by the coding sequence ATGAAGGACATCGCGCGCGAAGCGGAAGTCGCGCTGGTGACCGTGTCGCGCGCCCTGAACGGGGAGCCCGAGGTCTCTGCCGAGACCCGCGAGAAGGTCCTGGCGGTGGCCCGTCGCTTGGACTATCGCCCCAACCGCCATGCCCGGATGCTCAAACTCGGAAGCTCTCGGGCCATCGCCCTGATGATCAAAGGCGTGGGCAACCCCTTCTTCCAGATGATGGTGGACGTCATTGAGCAGCGTGCACGCCAGAGCGAGCATCTGCTCACCGTCGCCAAGGTTCCCCACTGGGCAGACGAAGTCGACGAGGCCGCCAAACTCGTCGATGAGGACCTCATGGCCGGCATCATCTTCCTCGGAGGCAGATTCGCTCACGAGGAAGACGTCTTCGACAGGATCCGCGTGCCTTTCGTCCTGTCAACGGTGAGGCACCTCGAACACGTTCCGGAACAGGCCTATTCCTCGGTGAGCGTTGATGACCGCCTGGAATCCGGGCGAGCCGCCGAGGCCCTGGTGGCACTTGGCCACCGCCGAATCGCGGTTCTCGGGGTGATGCCGGGTGACCAGTCCATCGGGGCCCCTCGCGTCCAGGGGTGCATGCAGGCGCTGGCTCGCGCCGGTGTGCCCGTCGATCCCACACTGGTCCTTGCCGAGGACTTGGACTCCTCTTCCCCATTCTCCACCCCCTTTTCGATGGAGTACGGCTACCGACTGACCGCCCGCCTGCTGCGCGAGCGTCATGATGTCACGGCGATCTTCGCCGTCGCGGACATCATGGCGCTGGGGGCGATGCGGGCGATCAGGGAGGCGGGGCTGCGTGTGCCCGAGGACATTTCCGTCATGGGCTTTGACGGCCTGCCCTTCGGCGACTACATGCACCCTCCCCTGTCGACCATGCGCCAGCCTGCCGTCGATCTGGCCTCGGCCACCTGCGACCTGCTGCTCGAACGCATGCGGGGAGGCGCTCCGCGTCACGTGGATCTGCCGGCCGAGCTCCTCCTGCGGGGCACCACCGGCCCCGTTCGCGACTCGACCCGGAAGGCGGCTCGATGA
- a CDS encoding CPBP family intramembrane glutamic endopeptidase: MSLRLVPLLAAGAALLATHQSLIWTNLAVIAVDILTLVVLARLMRAEGKRLVDLYRPFALKDIAWGLLCFVIVWVAWLPATFIGNLVAHHGAPPAPTSSMPEVPLWLGILALTVMPMTIAVAEEGLYRGYLQSRVAGRLSLVPSILLVSLVFGLQHIGFTVGDPHATLAKVITTFLAGLVFSGLMVWHRTTSPLVIAHWLFDLLGLGLPVFFLALS; this comes from the coding sequence ATGTCGCTCCGCCTGGTGCCCCTCCTGGCCGCCGGAGCCGCCCTGCTGGCCACCCACCAGTCACTCATCTGGACCAACCTGGCCGTCATCGCCGTCGACATCCTCACCTTGGTCGTCCTTGCCCGCCTCATGCGCGCAGAAGGAAAGCGCCTGGTGGACCTCTACCGGCCCTTCGCCCTGAAAGACATCGCCTGGGGCCTGCTGTGCTTCGTCATCGTGTGGGTCGCCTGGCTGCCCGCCACCTTCATCGGCAACCTCGTCGCCCACCACGGAGCCCCGCCCGCCCCCACAAGTTCCATGCCCGAGGTGCCGCTGTGGCTCGGCATCCTTGCCCTGACCGTCATGCCCATGACCATTGCTGTGGCAGAAGAAGGCCTCTATCGCGGCTACCTGCAGTCCCGTGTGGCCGGGCGCCTGTCGCTGGTGCCGTCAATCCTTCTGGTCAGCCTGGTCTTCGGTCTGCAGCACATCGGGTTCACCGTCGGCGACCCGCATGCCACCCTTGCCAAGGTCATCACGACATTCCTGGCCGGACTGGTCTTCTCGGGCCTCATGGTCTGGCATCGCACCACCTCCCCCTTGGTCATTGCACACTGGCTGTTCGACCTGCTCGGCCTGGGGCTGCCCGTCTTCTTCCTCGCACTGTCCTGA